The window CAGGTACTGCTGATAATGGTCTGGATGGGGCCGGGCGAACTCCTCCGGCAGCCAATCGTCGTGGCAGACCAGGGCCGAGAGCCGCTTCTGTCCTTCTTCCAGAATGCGCGCTTCGTCGCCGCCGGCGGATTCAATGAGCCGTGTCATGTCCTGGACAAACTTGCGAAAACGGCTGGTGTTCTTCACCTTTTGCCTCCTTGCGGGACGGATGCGGCAGCACGGCAGGACTCGATCGAGCGAATGCGGTGCAGCGGGCCCATCGACATGAAGCGGGATGCTTTGTGCGACAGCAGCGGTGCGATAGGATAACACAGCCGCAACGGCGGTCCGTCGCCCCGAGCCGCATCATCGCCCACCAGGGAAAACCGTGATCTATCGCAGTCTTGGAAGAAGCGGGCTCAAGGTCTCGCCCATCTGCCTCGGGACCATGATGTTCGGCGACCGCACCGATGCCGCTACGGCGGCGCGAATCGTCGCCTCGGCCCGGGAAGCGGGCGTGAACTTCATCGACACCGCGGACAACTACGCCAAGGGCGAGTCGGAGCGCATCACCGGCCGCCTGGTCAAGCCGCATCGCCATCACTGGGTGCTCGCCACCAAGGTGGGCAACCGGGCGGGAGAGGAAGTCCATGCCGGGGGACTTTCCCGCAAGTGGCTCGCGGTCGCGTTGGAAGCGAGCCTCACGCGGCTCGGCACGGACTACGTGGACATCTATTACCTGCACCTGGACGACTACGATACGCCCCAGGAGGAGACCCTGGCGGCCCTCGATGAGCTCATCCGCGCCGGCAAGGTACGCTATTGGGGCGTGTCCAACTTTCGGGCCTATCGCATCGTGGCGCTCGTATATTTGGCGCGGCAAATGGGGGTGTCGCCACCGGTCGTATGCCAGCCGTACTACAACGCCATGAACCGCATGCCGGAGGTGGAAATCCTGCCCGCCTGCGGCGAGCTGGGCTTGGGAGTCGTGCCGTACAGCCCGCTTGCGCGGGGCGTCCTCACCGGGAAGTACCGGCCGGGCGAGGCGCCGCCCCAGGACTCGCGGGCGGGGCGCCGCGACGAGCGGATATGGCAAACGGAGTTCCGGCCTGAATCGCTGGCGATCGCGCAGGAGATCAAGGCTCGGGCCGAGGCCAAGGGCATGACCGCCGGCCAATGGGCGCTCAACTGGGTGCTGGCGAACCGGCTGGTCACGTCCGTGGTGGCGGGGCCGCGCACGATGGAACAGTGGCAGGAGTACCTGGCAGCCCTCGACCACAGATTGGATGCCGAGGACGAGGCATTTCTCGACGCGCGGGTGCCGCCGGGGCATCCCTCCACCCCCGGCTACATCGACCCCAAGTACCCGATCCGCGGGCGCGTCGTGGACGCTAATCCTCGTGCCCCGCTCATGTAACGCGCAGCAAATGGCCATGGGAGTGTTGAGACGCGTATTCGGGTCGGTCGGAGCAAGGAGCGCCATTCCATTCCGGGTCGTATTCGCCGACGGTTCGTCCTACGAGAACCACCCGGGCGATGAGCCGGCGTTCGTCGTCACCTTCAAGACGTCGGCGGCTGAGCGGGCCACGGTGCTCTACGGCCATGTCGGTTTCCTGGAGGCTTATTTCGACCGGCAGGTCGAGCTGGAAGGAAGCCTGAAACTGGCCATCCGCGCCGGTATGGAAGGCGGATTCGAGCGCGATCCCGGCCCCCTGGTGCGGCTGCGCAACCGCTGGCACGAGCTGCGCTTCAGCAATCGGACCCTCGTGCAGGCCAAGGCCAACGCTCGCTACCACTACGGGCTTGGGACGGCGTTCTACCGACTCTGGCTCGACCATCCCTACATGATGTACACCTGCGCCTACTGGAAGGAGGGCACCCGGACGCTAGAGCAGGCGCAGCAGAACAAGCTGGAGCACGTGTGCCGCAAGCTGCGGCTGGCGCCCGGCGAGCGGGTGGTGGACATCGGCTGTGGATGGGGCGGTTTCCTCTTTTATGCCCACGAGCGCTACGGCGTGACCGGCGTCGGCGTCAATACCACCCCGGAGCAGGTGGAGGCGATGCGCGAGGAGATCGCCCGCCGCGGGCTCGAGGGCAAGATTGAGGCGGTAGAGGCGGATTTTCGCCAGGTACCCGGCCTCTATGACAAGGTGTGCTCTATCGGCGTGCTGGAACATGCCGGGCGCGACCAGTTGGAAGAAGTGGTGCGCGCCCATGCCACCTGTTTGAAGCCCGGCGGGATCGGCGTGCTGCATTTCATCGGCCATGTGGGACGCTATGAGACCGAGTACTGGATTCGCGGCCACATCTTTCCGGGTGGCTGGATTCCCGCGCTCTCCGAAACACTGGAAGCGATGGAGCGCTCAGGACTCGAGATCCTGGACGTGGAAAACTTGCGGCGGCATTATGCGCTGACGCTGGACGCTTGGGCCGAGCGGTTCGATGCGAACTGGGAGCGCATCCACGCCCTCGACCCGAAAAAATTCGACGAGCGCTTCCGTCGCAAGTGGCGGGTATACCTCTACTCCTGCGCGGAGATGTTCCGTTCCCCCCATGGCTATACGCACCTGTTTCAGATTGTGTACTCGAAGGGAAACACCACCACCTATCCCATGAGCCGCGCTTTCCTCTACCGTGGTGAGGCCGTCTGATGGGGGCCAGCCACGCGCAGAAGGTGGAACGGTTGCGCGCGCTTCTCGCGGCCCGGCAGGGGCCGGTGGGGCTCGCCAAGCGCACGTCCAATCTGTTCCGCGACCGGCGCGAGGAGGCCAAGCAGCGGCTTGACGTACGGGACTTCGATACCGTGCTCCAGATCGACCCCGCGGCCGGGCTCATCGATGCCGAAGGCATGGTGACTTACGAGCGGCTTGCCGATATGGCGCTTGCCTGCGGCGTGATGCCCGCCGTGGTGCCGCAGTTGAAGTCCATCACCCTGGGCGGCGCTGTGGCAGGGGTGGCCATCGAATCCAGCGCTTTCCGGTACGGGCTTGTGCACGAGACGGTGGAGGAGCTGGAGGTGCTGACTGGTGACGGGCGCGTCGTAGTCGCTCGGCGCGACAACGAGCACCAGGAGCTCTTCTACGGCTTTCCGAATTCCTACGGCACGCTGGGCTACGCCCTGCGTCTCAAAGTCAGGGCCGTGCCGGTCAAGCGCTACGTGCGCTTGGAACATCGCCGCTTCAGCGGCGCGGATGCTTTCTTTGGCGAGCTCGGCGCCCTGTGCCACAGCGATCTCGATTTCATCGATGGTACCGTGTTCGCCCGCGACGAGATGTATCTCACTGTGGGCCGCTTCGTGGACCAGGCGCCGTATACGAGCGACTACAGCTTCGAGCACATCTACTATCGCTCGATTCGCAGCCGATCGGAAGATTACCTCGCGGTGCGCGATTACCTGTGGCGCTGGGACACCGACTGGTTCTGGTGCTCGAAGAACGTGGGGGCCCAGAATCCGCTCTTGCGACGCTTCGCCTTCGGCCGCTCCCGGCTCAATTCTGTCACGTATACGAAGATCATGCGCTGGAACGCCCGATGGGGGTTCACGCGGGTCTTCAACCGCCTGCTGGGGCTGCATACAGAGTCGGTGATCCAGGACGTGGACATTCCTCTGGCCCGCTGCGCCGAGTTCCTGGACTTCTTTCTCAGGGAGATCGGCATTCTGCCCATCTGGATCTGCCCCATCCGCGCGCACTCGGGGGATTTCCTGCTTTATCCGCTGGAGCCGGGGCAGCTCTACGTGAATTTTGGCTTCTGGGACGTGGTGAAGCGCCGACGGCCTTTCCCTCCCGGTTACCACAACCGGCTGGTCGAAGACAAGGTCCAGGCCTTGGGGGGGATCAAATCGCTTTATTCCGAGTCTTACTTCGCCGAGGACGAGTTCTGGCGCATCTACAACGGGGAGGCTTACCGCCGGCTGAAAGCGCGCTATGACCCCGACGGAGCGTTCCCCGATCTCTACCAGAAGTGCGTCCTGCGGTGCTGACGACGGACGCTCGAGTCAAAGGCTGACCGACGCCGCAGAGACGGCGTGCCAGGCTATGAAGTAAGCGCCAAGGCGCGCACTTGCTTGGCGGCGATGATCTTGCCGTGCACGAACTGTTCGTGGTTGCGCTCGATGGCACCGGGCTCGTAAACGTAGTTCACCATCATTCCCAGGGACTGGCGCAGCCCCTTCTTGGACGTATCGGCGGCCCAGTTGAGGCGCTCGAGCCTTGCCCCATTGTTCAAGTGGAAGCGAGCCACCGGGTCTGGGGTGGGGTCTTCGCCGTCTTTCGCGCCGATCAGGTAAGTGGCGCACAGTTGCATCAAAACCTCCTTCAGCGGCTCGAGCCGCTCGAAGGCCGTGGCGGGATCGGCGGCGAGCCGGGCCGGATCGGCTCCCAGCACCTGCGCGGCAGCCTGCGCCGCCTGGGCCAGCTTAGGTCGCCGGATGGCGTCCGGCTCCTTGAGCAGGGGCGTCAGCCACCCGACGAAGCCCGGAATGGGCGAGAGGGTGCAGAAGCGCTTGAGCCGCGGA is drawn from Pelomicrobium methylotrophicum and contains these coding sequences:
- a CDS encoding aldo/keto reductase, translating into MIYRSLGRSGLKVSPICLGTMMFGDRTDAATAARIVASAREAGVNFIDTADNYAKGESERITGRLVKPHRHHWVLATKVGNRAGEEVHAGGLSRKWLAVALEASLTRLGTDYVDIYYLHLDDYDTPQEETLAALDELIRAGKVRYWGVSNFRAYRIVALVYLARQMGVSPPVVCQPYYNAMNRMPEVEILPACGELGLGVVPYSPLARGVLTGKYRPGEAPPQDSRAGRRDERIWQTEFRPESLAIAQEIKARAEAKGMTAGQWALNWVLANRLVTSVVAGPRTMEQWQEYLAALDHRLDAEDEAFLDARVPPGHPSTPGYIDPKYPIRGRVVDANPRAPLM
- a CDS encoding SAM-dependent methyltransferase yields the protein MGVLRRVFGSVGARSAIPFRVVFADGSSYENHPGDEPAFVVTFKTSAAERATVLYGHVGFLEAYFDRQVELEGSLKLAIRAGMEGGFERDPGPLVRLRNRWHELRFSNRTLVQAKANARYHYGLGTAFYRLWLDHPYMMYTCAYWKEGTRTLEQAQQNKLEHVCRKLRLAPGERVVDIGCGWGGFLFYAHERYGVTGVGVNTTPEQVEAMREEIARRGLEGKIEAVEADFRQVPGLYDKVCSIGVLEHAGRDQLEEVVRAHATCLKPGGIGVLHFIGHVGRYETEYWIRGHIFPGGWIPALSETLEAMERSGLEILDVENLRRHYALTLDAWAERFDANWERIHALDPKKFDERFRRKWRVYLYSCAEMFRSPHGYTHLFQIVYSKGNTTTYPMSRAFLYRGEAV
- a CDS encoding FAD-binding oxidoreductase, with amino-acid sequence MGASHAQKVERLRALLAARQGPVGLAKRTSNLFRDRREEAKQRLDVRDFDTVLQIDPAAGLIDAEGMVTYERLADMALACGVMPAVVPQLKSITLGGAVAGVAIESSAFRYGLVHETVEELEVLTGDGRVVVARRDNEHQELFYGFPNSYGTLGYALRLKVRAVPVKRYVRLEHRRFSGADAFFGELGALCHSDLDFIDGTVFARDEMYLTVGRFVDQAPYTSDYSFEHIYYRSIRSRSEDYLAVRDYLWRWDTDWFWCSKNVGAQNPLLRRFAFGRSRLNSVTYTKIMRWNARWGFTRVFNRLLGLHTESVIQDVDIPLARCAEFLDFFLREIGILPIWICPIRAHSGDFLLYPLEPGQLYVNFGFWDVVKRRRPFPPGYHNRLVEDKVQALGGIKSLYSESYFAEDEFWRIYNGEAYRRLKARYDPDGAFPDLYQKCVLRC